Proteins from a genomic interval of Actinoalloteichus hymeniacidonis:
- a CDS encoding phage tail sheath family protein: MPTYLSPGVYVEEVQGGSRPIEGVGTAVAAFVGFAEKGPFHAPTLVTSWNQYTQHFGGYAEDAYLAHAVFGYFANGGGLAYIVRIGGDPSSGPASAQPTAAAEVGGLRIEALPDVTGDIEVEIADPEGENPPDDRFRLVVRQGGRIVETFDVSTKKTTKNYVVTQIGERSAVIRIAEPAGALARPERGKAPLTPPAADVPTRVSAVEYIGDVAARTGFGGLEAVDEITMVVVPDLMSAHRRGVIDAEGVRTVQLALISHCEQMGDRVAILDTPPTLTAQQVRDWRQDEAGYDSRYATVYHPWIRVFDPVSGRNIPVPPGGHVAGVWARNDVERGVHKAPANEVVRTAVDLETPLSKGEQDLLNPIGVNCIRAFPGRGIRIWGARTLSSDPAWRYLNVRRLFNYLEESILLGTQWVVFEPNDDRLWASIRRNVTAFLTEEWRRGALFGRTAQQAFYVKCDAETNPQESIDLGQVICEIGVAPVKPAEFVVFRLSQYSDSTSVVDE; the protein is encoded by the coding sequence ATGCCGACATACCTCTCCCCGGGCGTCTACGTCGAGGAGGTTCAGGGCGGATCGCGACCCATTGAGGGCGTGGGCACCGCCGTGGCGGCTTTCGTGGGCTTCGCCGAGAAGGGCCCGTTTCACGCCCCCACCCTGGTGACCTCCTGGAATCAGTACACCCAGCATTTCGGCGGCTACGCCGAGGATGCCTACCTCGCACACGCCGTGTTCGGATATTTCGCCAACGGCGGCGGCCTCGCCTACATCGTGCGGATCGGCGGGGATCCCAGCAGCGGACCTGCCTCGGCGCAGCCCACCGCAGCCGCCGAGGTCGGCGGGCTACGGATCGAGGCCTTGCCCGACGTGACCGGCGATATCGAGGTCGAGATCGCCGACCCCGAGGGCGAGAACCCGCCCGACGACCGATTCCGGCTCGTGGTGCGTCAGGGCGGCCGCATCGTGGAGACCTTCGATGTCTCGACGAAGAAGACCACCAAGAACTACGTCGTCACCCAGATCGGCGAGCGCTCGGCCGTGATCCGCATCGCCGAGCCCGCCGGAGCGCTGGCCCGCCCGGAGCGGGGGAAGGCGCCGTTGACGCCGCCCGCCGCCGACGTGCCCACCAGGGTGTCCGCGGTCGAGTACATCGGCGATGTCGCCGCGCGCACCGGTTTCGGCGGGCTGGAGGCTGTCGACGAGATCACCATGGTCGTGGTCCCCGACCTGATGAGCGCGCATCGGCGCGGCGTGATCGACGCCGAGGGCGTGCGCACCGTGCAGTTGGCCCTGATCTCGCACTGCGAGCAGATGGGCGACCGGGTCGCCATCCTGGACACGCCGCCGACACTGACCGCTCAGCAGGTCCGGGACTGGCGTCAGGACGAAGCGGGCTACGACTCGCGGTATGCCACGGTCTACCACCCGTGGATCCGGGTGTTCGACCCGGTGAGCGGCCGCAACATCCCGGTACCGCCTGGTGGGCATGTCGCCGGGGTGTGGGCCCGCAACGACGTCGAGCGGGGCGTGCACAAGGCACCCGCCAACGAGGTCGTCCGCACGGCGGTGGATCTGGAGACCCCGCTGAGCAAGGGCGAGCAGGACCTGCTGAACCCCATCGGCGTGAACTGCATCCGTGCCTTCCCCGGCCGGGGCATCCGGATCTGGGGCGCCCGCACGCTGTCCTCGGATCCGGCGTGGCGTTATCTCAACGTGCGCAGGCTCTTCAACTATCTCGAGGAGTCGATCCTGCTCGGAACGCAGTGGGTGGTCTTCGAACCCAACGACGACCGGCTGTGGGCCAGTATCCGGCGCAACGTCACCGCGTTCCTCACCGAGGAGTGGCGGCGCGGGGCGCTCTTCGGCCGTACCGCCCAGCAGGCGTTCTACGTGAAGTGCGATGCGGAGACCAACCCGCAGGAATCGATCGACCTCGGCCAGGTGATCTGCGAGATCGGTGTCGCCCCGGTGAAACCCGCCGAATTCGTCGTCTTCCGGCTCTCCCAGTACTCCGACAGCACCAGCGTGGTCGACGAATGA